The genome window CATTTTTATTTGATGCTCAATTTTAATGATTCAAAATACATTGAAATCGACTCCAATGAAAATTTGTTACCATCAAAATATATAGTAAGATTGAAGCTCATAGAGCTAATATCTCCTtaccttttgatttttttttattccaattcAATAAAAGGTAAATTCACCagataataaaatatcacatttaAATCACAATAAATTAACCTAAACCTCAATCAAGAGATCTATTATTTGAATCCTCCAAAGGAGCAAGATGTGCTGATGGAAGaaataaaatgttgaaaatGTTGTTTAGCCCTAAAGgttattttagtctttttacgTGGTGTCTACAGTCTAGTGTTTCATCCCTTTGGCTATTTATACCTATCCCTCTATTGTGTACTGACtcagaaattaataaaaaactcttatcgtggttttttcttcctgacctagggttttccacgtaactcTGGTGTTTTTCTCTTCTACCCTTATTTTTCAATATGGTACCAGAGCATGGTGATGAGACTATAGCTAAAATAGAAGAGATTCAGTCGTCAACCCTAGTAGGGGATGGAACTCCAGTGGAAAATTCCCAAAGTGCTAAAATTAAGGTTGTCGTCGACCAATATTTACGCTCGTTACTTGGACTATTACAGATCCAGCCGTTCGTAGGGCAAATAGCCGCCAATCGAACAGACTCAACTAGCCATGCCTCTTCAATCGCACGGCTGTTTAATGGGGCGCCGAGCGATTCCTCCAGTCGTCGATCGCTCCAACGATCGTTGGAGGTCCTCCAACGCAGCCATTGACTCTGCTCGGTCAAAGTCAGGTCGTTGTTCGCAGCCTAGACGCCGTCAGACTTCCATCATCTTCATCGCAACAATATGGTATCGACGCCATCAGCCTTCCAGGTCtggttttctcttcctctctgcCTTCGAACCAGCCGGTCCAGTCGAACCTAGTCCAGCAAACCTTCTTTCCCCACGTGTTTTCCTCTGGTCAGCCGACTCATCAAGCCTCTTTTCCCATGCCAGCAGAAACTAAATTTTCAGGGGTTTATGGGCAGAAACAACCTACAACAGTTTTTAGTGGGACCATTGGGTTTCAACAGCAACTGGCAAATTTGCAACAGCAAATTTCTGCGCTTGGGGCAGCTGTTAGATCAACGGCCAATCCGTCGACTAACTTTCACCAGATACATATTCGAGATTTCTGTTATGTTCAGAAACTCCGATAACTGCTTACCCTACTTTACCTTTTGCAAACATTATGTTTGGTTCTATGGATAATTCTACGGGAATATCTATCGACGAAAAACTTAACGACCATAACTATTTTTCTTGGTTACAATCTGTGAGAATGGTCATCGAGTGACGACACAAGTTCGAATATCTAACCGGAGAGATACCCAGACCGAACCCTGGAGATCCTCAGGAACATATATGTAATGGAGAAGATTCTCACCTCCACTCAATTTTAATAAACAGTATGAAACCTCAGATCGAAAAGCCACTCCTTTACTCAGCATCGATTCGGGATATTTGGGAAGTTGTCCAAAAACTATATTCGAAGAGACAGAATGCTTCACAACTTTATACGTTGAGGAAACAAGTGCATGAGTGCAAGCAGGGTACTTTTGATGTAACATcctatttcaataaattgtcACTATTGTAGCAAGAAATGGATCTGTGTTGGGAAATAGTTTGGAACTACCCAGTCGAAGGGATTCAGTATTCGAAGATTAAAGAGGCTGACCGCGTCTATGATTTTTTGGTTGGCTTAAACTCGAAATTTAATGGCATTCGGAGCCGAATTTTGGGACAAAGACCAATGTCGTCCTTTATGGAAGTTTGCtcaaaagtcagattagaagaTGATAGAACCAGCGCTATTACAACAACCACCGCCTTAGACTCTGGTGCGTTTGGAGTCAAGTCATCTAGATTAGAGAATGACAAACAGAATGGAAAGATCCCTCTAATTTGTGAACATTGTAAGAAACTACACAAAAAATCAATACTGAAAATTATATGGTCAACCACCAAATGGCAAGCGGCACCCTCCAAACGACAAATCTAAATCCAGTTAAGCCTTCGTTGGTGAAACAGTTGATGGTGCTCCCCAGGTGACCAGCCAGGTGTATCCAAGTACAGTTGGAACCGACAATATTGTCCAATCATGTACTCCTTAGTCCTTTAATTTCTTTGTTGACAGGGATAAATCCTGAATCCTTAACTCCGGAGCAACTGACCACTTAACAGGATCATCTGATCAATTCCTCTCCTATTATCCAAGCACTGAAAATGAGAGAATACGAATTGCAGATGGATTTTTTCCCCTGTTGCTGGAAAGGGTCACTTATCTCTGATTCAGGGATTGATTTAAGAATATTTTACATGTGCCAAGATATCTTACAATTTGCTATCGGTCAGTAAAATAACCAGAGATTTGAACTGCAAAGTTGTTTTCTCACTAGATGATGTTTTGTTTCAGGACCTGAGCTCGAAAAAAACGATTGACACTGCCCGATTGACAATAGAGGGCTCTATTTCCTCTCTGATAATGCTTCTTCTAAAAGTTTATCTATGACTAGTTTATTGTCTTCTCTTACTGTTTCTGAAACTGATTTTTTATTATGGCGCTTTTGGTTTGGACATCCAAACTTTCGTTATATGAAATATCTATTTCCCCACTTATTTCGTAATGTGAATGTGTCGTCTTTATCTTGTGATGTTTGTATTCGTGCAAAGCAGCCCAGAACCTTATTTACTTCACAATCCTATAAACCTTCCTGAACTTTCCATTTGATACgtagtgatgtttggggtcggTCTAATGTCAGAACTGTATCGGAAAAATGGTGGTTTGTCACCTTCATCGATGATCACACCCATCTTACATGGGTGTTTCTTCTTACAGACAAATCTGAAGTGACAGCAGTATTTCAACGGTTCTATACTACCATCAAAACTCAATTCAATACCAAAATCACCATTCTTCGGAGTGACAATAGACGTGAATTTATTAATCAGTCCCTCCATGAGTTTTTTAACATCTAAAGGTATCATTCACCAGAATTCCTGTGCCTATATCCCTCGGCAGAATGGGTTGGCTAAGCGAAAAAATTGACACCTTATTGAAGTAACCCGATCTCTCATGATACCTGCCTTCCCTACCCTTATATCTGTGGGGAGATGTTATACTTACTGCAGCTCATCTCATCAATCGGATGCCCTTCCGTGCGCTAAAGTTCCAAACCCTTTTAGAATGTTTTAAGGATTCCTTTTCATCCACTCGTCTTTTCCCATATGTTCCTCTTCGGGTGTTTGATTGTACTGTTTTTGTTCATAATCACGGTCCCCACCAGAGCGAATTTGCTCATCGAGCCCAAAACTGTGTGTTTGTTGGGTATCCACCCCATCAACAGGGGTACAAGTGTTTTCAGTCCTCTCGAAAGTATTTTGTCACCATGGATACCACCTTTCAAGAGGACAAACCCTTTTTTCCCCTTAGtcctcttcagggggagaccACAAGAAGAGGTTAACACATCTACCTACTATGTTCCTTTAGATTTATTTCCAAAGTCTATTCTTGAAACAAATGATCCTGTCCTCCCTACAAAACAAGTACCTTGGATAacctactataggaagaatctccaAAAGGAAATAGTTCTCGAAATAGTTCCCCCTGTTGCTCTGTCGGAAAGTGTTCGAGAATCAGAACCAGAACCGACTCAAGGTACCTCTATTTCTGATGATAATGAATGTGTTGAAGATGATGTAGTGAACTCTGACGAAGTCAGGATCGATGGTAGCGGTGAATTGCCAGGAGATACACAGGGAACAAAAAATGTGCAACCAGTGGGTACAGATGAACAGGTAGACAAGACCAGTGAGATTAATGCTACCTTGGATTTACCAATTGCCCTACGGAAAGGTACGAGGTCGTGCACCAAGCACTCTATGAAAAGCTTCTTGTCCTACAGTAACTTGTCCACGAGATTTAAAGCTTACATTACCAGCCTGGACATCGTGATGATTCCAGGCAATGTTCATAAGACTCTAGAAGTTCCTGAATGGTGAGCCGCAATTATGGAGGAGATGTAGGCTCTTGAGACAAATAGAACGAAGGATCTGGTAGTTCTTCCGAAAGGTCACAAAATAGTAGGATGCAAGTGGGTGTTCACTGTCAAATACAAGTCTGATGGGACTCTTGATAAATATAAGGCCAGGTTAGTTGCAAAAGGGGTCAGACATGTGGAGTGGATTACTCAGAAACCTTCTCACCTGTGACAAAACTTAACACTATTCGTGTTCTTCTCTCCGTTGCCGTCAATCAAGATTGGCCCTTACACCAGTTGGATgtgaaaaatatgtttttgaaTGGTGAGTTGGAAGAAGAGGTCTATATGAACCCACCTCTAGGTTTTGAAGCACGGTTTGGCAATCAGGTTTGGAAATTAAAGAAGTCTCTGTATAGCCTGAAGCAATCTCCTAGAGCCTAGTTTGATAGGTTCACTACATTTGTCAAGTCCTAGGGGTTTGTTCAAGGTCATTCTAATCGTACCTTGTTTACTAAGaggtcaatatcaaggaaaATAGATGTTCTAATTGTCTATGTTGATGACAATATCCTATCAGGGGATGATTCAGCTAAGATTGGCAAGTTGAAACAAAGGATGGAAAATGAGTTCGAGATTAAAGATCTTGGTGACTTGAGATATTTCCTAGGTATGGAGGTAACAAGATCAAAGGAAGTGATCTTAGTATCTCAAAGGAAATATACACTAGACTTGTTGAGAGAAACTGGAATGACAGGGTGCAAACCTACAGATATGCCGGTAGAAGTTAATAACAATTTGGTAGAATCAGTAAATGATGTTCTAGTTAACAAGGAAAGATATCAACAGCTTGTGAGGAAGCTAATCTATGTTTCGCATACTAGACCTGATATATCGTATGCAGTTAGTTTGGTCAATTAGTTTATGTAGGCTCCTTATGAAAGACACATGGAGGCAGTTACGCGAATTCTAAAATATCTGAAGTCTACGCCTAGAAAAGGCTTGGTATTCAAAAAACAGGACAAAAGATGCATTGAGGCTTACACAGATTCAGACTGGACTggttctattattgatagaaagTCTACCTCTGGATATTGTACTTTTGTATGGGGAAATTTAGTTATTTGGCAGAGTAAGAAGTAAGGTGTCATGACTAGGAGCAGTGCCGAAGCAAAGTACAAAGCTATGAACCTTGGTATTTGTGAAGAACTTTGGTTGAAAAAGGTTTTAGTAGATCTCCATTAGGAAAATCGTGACTCGATGAGAcgttattgtgataataaggctGCCATTAATATTGCTAACAATCCTGTTCAACACGACAGAACCAAACATGTTGAGATCGATCGACACTTCATCAAAGAGAAACTAGATACTAGTATCTGCATTCCTTATGTTCCGTCCAGTCAACACATCGCAGATGTCCTCACCAAAGGGTTGCCGAGACAGACATTTGACAATTACGTTAGCAAGTTAGGTCTCATTGATATCTATGCCctaacttgagggggagtgttgaaaatgtTGTTTAGCCCTAAAagcattttagtctttttacgTAATGTCTACAGTCTAGGGTTTCATCTCTttgattatttatatttattgtgtACTgtgtataaaaaattaataacaaactcTTATtctggttttttctccctggtctAGAGTTTTCCACATAGCTTTGGTGTTTTTCTCTTCTACccttatttttcaatataaaatctaaagtCTGCAGAGAGAGAGGGCGGGCAGTTCTCAATCAAAACATGCTATAACAAGAATGAAATTTCAAGGATGCTACAACTCCAACAACAGCATCTATTATTTGATCCAACAAACATTTCAAGGTCACCCTACCCCTTTCTAGTGGGCTCCAAACTACTTTAAACCACATACCCTTTTAACAACACACAAATTCAACTGCTTATTCATTCGTCTACTCCACTGGGATTTTGCTTTCCTTCTTCACGGTGCCTTCGCTTTCGATGCAGGAGGAAGCAACTGCACATACATCATCAAATGTTAAAACAGTTCATACGCAAAACCCATTGATCCCAACAGTTTAAACTCCACACTTTACTTTGAAGACGCCACTGCTTTTAATCTTGATCTGTTTATCTTACATCCCATTCCCGTAATCAAGAGAAACAAGTTCAACAAGAGAACAAACTATAATTTTGGCATACCTGATAGCAAGAGATCAGTGAGCTAACAAATCCAAGAGCGCCTGTGACACGGGGCGTAATTTTCTTTGGTGCCAACTGAAGTAGTCCAACAGCAACAAACAAATCCATGGATGCTTTAACCAGGGCCAGGGacctttcatttgattttttaagatTTGCACGGTATTTCTCGTCCTACACTCAAAACATGTCATCAAAGTAAATACTAACGTATATAAATAGGGATCACTGACAAAGTATTCAATTTATTTGACAGCTGATTACACACTTGGTGTCGATTGCTATCCTTATTCTTAAAATCCTTCTCTTGCTTCTTAATTGCAGCAGATAGCCTACCGATCTCTCCAATCTGAGATTGTAAGAATGAAAACTTCAAAACATAATTTATTGAACCAGAAAGTTTTGAATCGTTTGCTTGCAAGTCAAACCAACATACCTCGACTAACACCGTACAGAATGAAGCGCCCAACCAACAGAACAAAGAAATCCTTCCAATACGTTCAGTGCGTTCCTTATTCTATCGGCAGACATTACATATATGAAATCAGCCTTAGTTCCTTCTACTCTTAAATAGATCAATGTACTTGATAAGAGAAAACTGTTGTACCTTATAGATGCCTGTTCTCCCGAGCCAAACAATTTGGTCAAGGAATAGAAAAGTCGATAGCAATGCATTTTTCGACTGCAAAAATGAACAAATAGAACTTAAAAAACACACCATTGATGATTGATATGAAAATAGCAGATCGTCACTCTTATACCTTTCCCAGAAGAATAAGAGGAAGGGGAGTTCCTTGAGGAACTGGACTAATAAGGCCATGCAGATCATTGACAAACTGTAAACCAAAGGTCCAAAACCCATAGCATAAataagcatatatatatatatataaactaattataaaaaACTAAACTAACATGAGATGATCATGAGAATTCATCACAAACAGATCAAGAACTAATAGTAATACCCCCCAAAAGGACCATCTACAAAGTTCGAAATTgtagaaataaaattgaaaacaggTTATGAAATAATCTAAGACTGACCTTGAAAAGACGGAAAACTTTTCGAGCTAAACTGGTAGTTTTGTCAACATTTTGTGCTGTGCCAGGCTCACCATTACTTAAGAATTTGGAGCCATACTGAATAGCTCTACATATTTTGTCTCTGGCTTCTGCTTTATTCAAGTACAGAACTAGAAGAGCAAGTTCTGCTCTGGTTGCATCCAGCTTACTCATCTTTCTAAACTACGCACCTTCCAAGTCAAAATGCAGCTACACATCAGGAATAGAACAATCGCCAAGGCACCAGCAAGTAAAGGAAACAGTATAATTAAAAGGTTACAAACAAAATTAAGCAAGTAATCACAGGGAGAAGAAAAGAATTCCTtgataaaatatcaaaatcctcTACTTATAAGTAACCCATCAAGATTTCCTTCATTTCCTATCAGTCATCAGAGCGACAGAGCACAATAAATTCCAGGACTGACAAACGTCTACTAATTTATAAGGACCTTCCCTTCTTCTTAAGTTCAATGAAATGTTTCTTGATGGcctatataaataaatgaaaaaactcATGAGAAATCCCAGAAACTTGTATCTTTTACAATCCAAGGCACATTAAAGCCTCTTAATTATAGCATTTAGAATAAGAAGCAAAGAGAAGAGCAATAGAGaataatagaagaagaagaataccaAATCAGGCAGAAGATGAGGCATttagagaagagaaagagatgagAAGGACACCAGCGAATCCATCAGAATCGACATAAAATTTAGCatgaataaaacaattaaaaggGTAACGGAGAAAGAAACGAAAAGGGAGGCAAAATCCCACAAATCCGAAATCAAGAAAAGAGAAACAGAAGCAAATTCCTCAAACCTAACCCAAAGAACATAAGCATAGCAGAAAATGGAAAGGATGAGTAGCGATTAATTGAATACCTAATTGAGAAACCCAGAATGAAAGGAGTGTGTTTGAGCAGATAGGAAGGAGTTTGGGTAAATGGAAAAAATGGAAGCGGCAAGCAACCCCCAGTTGGATCGGGTGATAGAGAAAGCCTCGGAGTTTGCAATAGGGAAGCAACACAACGTTTATCTGTAAACGCCTTGTTGAATGTTGAATGTTGAACCCCAACGAGAGAGATTGGTATTATGGTACGTAGAAAGCGTCAGCGATCTTTtgtcttttcttctcttctcctcCAAAATCAAAATAGCGCAGGGTTGGTAGTGACGACGTTAACCTCCCGTTTAGGTTTCGCCATCAATCTCTCAACActtcggtttttttttttttttttttaaatccatAGAACCAAAATGGATTTGCACGTGCCTACGTGGATGGATGGATGATGGCGATGCACGTAATTTTTTTAATCGTGATTGTGACCGTTGATTATGATACCAGAATTTGGTGGCACGCCTTCCAATGAGCTCGTGATTATTCTTAATTCAAtcgttttttaattttatcaaacccAAACTTGTAATTTTACGAAGGCTCCTTTTTGCTTATTTTTCGAACATTAAGTGGTTCGGACAAagaattggttattatagttgaattataatagtttgtgtttgggtgtatattattttagtttaagttaAAATAGTATGTATTTGAAAACTTACTATAATGGTTCGGACATGtcaatattttcatcaatatttctaagttttatgGTTCAATATCAACATAAGGGATGAATCGATATATCGTAGAAAAACTTAcaaaacataataattaaaaaaaatatcactaTATAAtaagaattgtttttaaatatagaaaaataaatcaacttatttataaatataaaaaaaatgtcattgtataaataataaacactaatagacatctatcaatatTAGATCATGGTCTGTCACTAATaaacaataacatttttttatattgaaaaatatttttaacaattttataatttaaaacaattaccttaTGAAGAATAGATAtcttaacttatttaaaaatcataaagcCTCAACATTTTTATCGGTATCAATACTTTAAACAttgattataacaattttaatggCAAACGATGAGAATTCTTGCTATCATTTTGAAAGGAACTATGTTTCATATGAGAATAGCTATACCTATACTTatcataataaaatatgtgagtAATAATCTTCATAgtatcatttaaattttaaattactagGACAACCTCATGACTCAAATACTTGGTTGTTAACCTTTTTAAGCATACAACATTTAGGGTGTAGAATTGAAATGGAGATTTCAATATTCTATGTAGATATCTCACTTTTATGTTTTGACCAATCAAATTACATTAGACTCTTCGTATTTGATCTTTatcttctgttttttttttttttttttttttttttttttttttttttgactttTAGAAATagtcatatatcatatatttatataattaaacatgGTCACTTACATTCTACATTCTTTTAATCAATATTATCTTGTGTGACTTCAACATGTGGAAGTgaagaatttgaatatttaatctCTTGATCAATTATGTTCAGATTAATTATAAAAGTACACTCTAACTTGTTGTACATAGAAAAgaaaattctctttaattacTAGTTAGTCCTTCTCCATTTTTGTGAGGGTTGACAATGGACTGATGCGGGACAGGGGAGGGTTTCCCATTCCCGTCCCCGATGGGGGATTTTACCCCATCCCCATCCCGTCCCTACTTTCCAAATGGGTAcgcttttttttattatttaattttctattcCTAAAATTCTCTTTGGTTTGAGCTTGGACAATTTAGTTAGACTTGAATTAAGTAAATTAAAAACTAGgctaaatgtaaaaaaaataaatacttaTATATATCTAACCGGGACGGGGTCGAGGTTGGGGACGGGCCGGAGATACCCTCCCCATCCCCAGTTTGGGT of Benincasa hispida cultivar B227 unplaced genomic scaffold, ASM972705v1 Contig123, whole genome shotgun sequence contains these proteins:
- the LOC120068847 gene encoding peroxisomal membrane protein 11C encodes the protein MSKLDATRAELALLVLYLNKAEARDKICRAIQYGSKFLSNGEPGTAQNVDKTTSLARKVFRLFKFVNDLHGLISPVPQGTPLPLILLGKSKNALLSTFLFLDQIVWLGRTGIYKNKERTERIGRISLFCWLGASFCTVLVEIGEIGRLSAAIKKQEKDFKNKDSNRHQDEKYRANLKKSNERSLALVKASMDLFVAVGLLQLAPKKITPRVTGALGFVSSLISCYQLLPPASKAKAP